One genomic region from Chthonomonas calidirosea T49 encodes:
- the serS gene encoding serine--tRNA ligase — protein MLDIRLIREQPERVIAGLGRMGVPREEIETIRAIDAQVRALKTEVEQKRHELNAASKALGRLSPEEREQKRAELRQLGDTIAALDAQREELERQLHHRMLLLPNIPDERVPDGTSEADNVIVRTWGTPRTFTFPPKPHWEIGAQLGILDIERGIKISGSRFYVLRGAGAALQRALITFMLDLHIYQHKHLEVYPPFMVKQECLIGTGQLPKFAENLYHDAEEDYWFVPTAEVPVTNLHREEILEASQLPLRYVAYTPCFRREKMSAGRDVRGIKRGHQFDKVEMVRFCAPEDSDAELEIMLQEAEEVCQKLELPYRVVLVCTGEKGEFNAIQYDIEVYAPASKGEEGGEWLEVSSCSNFRDFQARRANIRYRPAPGAKPEFVHTLNGSGLALPRVLIAILENYQNEDGSVTIPPILRPYLHGLERIEASS, from the coding sequence ATGTTAGATATTCGGCTTATCCGTGAGCAACCGGAGCGGGTGATTGCCGGCCTAGGACGCATGGGGGTTCCGCGCGAGGAGATCGAGACTATTCGCGCGATCGACGCCCAAGTGCGCGCTCTGAAAACGGAGGTTGAGCAAAAGCGTCACGAGCTCAACGCAGCTTCCAAGGCCCTCGGTCGTTTAAGCCCAGAGGAGCGCGAACAGAAACGTGCTGAACTACGTCAACTTGGCGATACCATAGCGGCTCTCGACGCTCAGAGGGAGGAGCTAGAGCGCCAACTGCATCATCGGATGCTCCTTCTGCCAAATATTCCCGATGAGCGGGTGCCCGATGGAACCAGCGAGGCGGATAACGTGATTGTGCGAACATGGGGTACTCCTCGCACCTTTACCTTTCCTCCGAAACCGCATTGGGAGATCGGCGCACAACTCGGCATTCTCGATATCGAGCGTGGCATTAAAATTAGCGGTTCCCGTTTCTACGTGCTTCGGGGCGCAGGCGCCGCCCTGCAGAGAGCGCTGATCACCTTTATGCTTGACCTCCATATTTACCAGCACAAGCATTTGGAGGTATACCCTCCTTTTATGGTGAAGCAGGAATGTCTCATCGGGACGGGCCAGCTCCCCAAATTTGCTGAAAACCTCTATCATGACGCCGAAGAGGACTACTGGTTCGTGCCCACGGCCGAAGTGCCTGTTACCAATCTCCATCGAGAAGAGATATTGGAGGCCTCTCAACTTCCCCTACGCTATGTGGCCTATACTCCCTGTTTTCGTCGAGAGAAGATGTCGGCAGGCCGTGATGTGCGTGGCATTAAGCGCGGGCATCAGTTCGACAAGGTGGAGATGGTGCGCTTTTGTGCCCCGGAAGATTCCGATGCTGAGCTTGAGATAATGCTGCAAGAGGCCGAAGAGGTCTGTCAAAAGCTTGAATTGCCCTATCGGGTTGTATTGGTTTGTACCGGAGAGAAGGGAGAGTTCAACGCCATCCAATACGATATCGAGGTCTATGCCCCGGCCAGCAAGGGAGAGGAGGGGGGTGAGTGGCTTGAAGTCTCCTCCTGCTCCAATTTTCGTGACTTTCAGGCGCGTCGAGCCAATATCCGCTACCGTCCGGCGCCAGGCGCGAAACCGGAGTTTGTACATACCCTCAATGGCTCTGGGCTAGCACTCCCCCGTGTACTGATAGCCATTTTGGAAAACTATCAGAACGAGGATGGGAGTGTGACCATTCCTCCTATTCTACGTCCTTATCTTCACGGCCTCGAGAGGATCGAGGCCAGTTCCTGA
- a CDS encoding cellulase family glycosylhydrolase, which yields MFFKQRCLLFFTLFAITTLLKPVWAEYRQEYPLPTPSIPDSLGVNIHFTDPAPNRLDLLAAAGFKWIRMDFSWSDTERERGVYNFSDYDRLMEGLRRYHIRALFILDYGNDLYQHGAPTTPEARSAFCKWVAAAVTHFRHQGILWEMWNEPNIGFWQPHPDVNQYADLALAVGQTIRRVAPDEWYIGPGMSGMDFGFLEGCFKRGLLQYWDAVSFHPYRDSAPETAAPDFEHVRQLIQQYAPPGKSVPILASEWGYSELYPGLDLEKQSRYIVREFLSNIANGLLLTIWYDWHDDGLDPHNAEHHFGTVFNNYQPKSTYLAAQTLARTLDGFVFRKRISLGSPDDYCLLFTHGDQARLAVWTTEALPHPVQIPQLTGKVVVIGLTGARFVVTAGGNGLNFYLTNEPQYLVPTHNTAQSFGTE from the coding sequence ATGTTCTTCAAGCAACGATGCCTCCTCTTCTTTACCCTGTTCGCCATAACAACCCTTCTCAAACCTGTGTGGGCGGAATATCGTCAAGAGTATCCGCTGCCGACTCCTTCTATTCCGGATTCTTTAGGGGTCAACATTCACTTCACCGATCCCGCCCCGAATCGCCTTGATCTTCTCGCCGCCGCTGGTTTCAAATGGATCCGTATGGATTTCAGCTGGTCTGATACGGAGCGTGAGCGAGGCGTCTACAACTTTTCCGATTACGACCGTCTTATGGAGGGGCTACGTCGGTACCATATTCGTGCTCTCTTCATTCTCGACTACGGCAACGATCTCTATCAGCATGGGGCCCCCACCACGCCTGAGGCTCGGTCGGCTTTTTGCAAGTGGGTAGCAGCTGCTGTCACCCACTTCCGACATCAGGGCATTCTCTGGGAGATGTGGAACGAACCAAACATCGGCTTTTGGCAGCCCCATCCCGATGTGAACCAGTACGCCGATCTCGCGCTGGCTGTTGGTCAAACCATCCGACGTGTTGCGCCAGACGAGTGGTATATCGGTCCGGGCATGTCCGGCATGGACTTTGGTTTCCTTGAGGGGTGCTTCAAACGAGGTCTGCTGCAATATTGGGATGCTGTCTCGTTTCATCCCTATCGTGACAGCGCACCAGAGACGGCTGCGCCCGATTTTGAGCATGTGCGACAACTCATCCAGCAGTATGCTCCACCCGGCAAGTCAGTGCCGATATTGGCCAGTGAATGGGGCTACTCAGAGCTCTATCCCGGACTTGATCTCGAGAAGCAGAGCCGCTATATCGTTCGTGAGTTTCTCTCTAACATCGCCAACGGCCTACTGCTCACCATTTGGTACGACTGGCATGACGATGGCCTCGACCCCCACAATGCCGAACATCATTTCGGAACAGTCTTTAATAACTATCAGCCCAAATCTACCTACCTTGCGGCACAAACGCTGGCCCGCACGCTGGATGGCTTTGTTTTTCGGAAGCGCATCAGTTTGGGCTCGCCGGATGACTATTGCCTTCTGTTCACTCATGGCGACCAAGCACGTTTGGCGGTATGGACAACGGAGGCGCTCCCTCATCCAGTGCAGATCCCGCAGTTGACCGGGAAGGTCGTGGTGATTGGGTTAACTGGAGCGCGCTTTGTGGTAACGGCAGGGGGGAACGGGCTTAACTTTTATCTCACGAATGAGCCTCAATATCTTGTACCTACTCACAACACCGCACAGAGTTTTGGAACGGAGTGA
- a CDS encoding S66 peptidase family protein translates to MRPPRRLQPGDQIGIIAPSGPVPSEELFQAKTLIERRGYRVVLGPHVLAQHPTNNYLAGTDEERFSDLQSFLRRTDITAIFCARGGYGVQRLYPKLTSELFDGYPKIVAGYSDITALHLVICHYTDWITFYSPNATSLVRLSEGKDVGMETALHCFWTMLENPQSFGLLPASPQNIETLVSGVAEGPLAGGCLSLLSHACGSRFQPDFRGKLVLIEDVNEPVYRVDRYLTQLLNAGILQEAAGFIVGTVTGWRKHEPEDSPNQLYALWEDLLLPLGKPTIVGFPFGHEPNPLTLPLGARARLDADAKTLTILEPAVV, encoded by the coding sequence ATGCGCCCACCCCGCCGTCTGCAACCAGGAGACCAAATAGGAATCATCGCACCCTCCGGCCCGGTTCCTAGCGAGGAGCTGTTTCAGGCCAAAACCCTTATCGAGCGGCGTGGCTATAGGGTTGTGCTGGGGCCTCATGTGCTGGCTCAACATCCCACCAACAACTACTTGGCAGGAACGGACGAGGAGCGATTTTCCGATCTTCAAAGCTTTCTGCGCCGGACCGACATCACCGCCATTTTTTGTGCACGTGGAGGGTATGGGGTTCAAAGGCTCTATCCCAAACTAACCTCTGAGCTTTTCGACGGCTATCCAAAAATTGTGGCGGGCTACTCCGACATCACCGCGTTACATCTCGTTATTTGTCACTACACCGATTGGATTACCTTCTATTCTCCTAACGCCACCAGTCTCGTCCGCTTATCTGAGGGGAAAGACGTCGGCATGGAGACGGCCTTACACTGTTTTTGGACGATGCTCGAAAATCCCCAGTCGTTTGGCCTCTTGCCAGCATCACCGCAAAATATCGAAACTTTAGTCAGTGGAGTGGCGGAAGGGCCCCTTGCCGGCGGCTGTCTTAGCCTCTTGTCGCATGCCTGTGGGTCTCGCTTCCAACCCGATTTTCGTGGAAAACTGGTGTTGATCGAGGACGTGAACGAGCCGGTCTATCGTGTAGACCGCTACCTTACCCAACTTCTCAACGCCGGAATCCTGCAAGAAGCAGCAGGTTTCATCGTGGGCACGGTCACCGGATGGAGGAAGCATGAGCCGGAAGATTCGCCAAACCAACTCTACGCTTTATGGGAAGACCTACTGCTCCCTTTAGGGAAACCCACAATAGTTGGTTTCCCTTTTGGGCACGAGCCGAACCCTCTTACCCTGCCTCTCGGCGCGCGAGCAAGGTTGGATGCCGATGCCAAAACGCTGACAATATTAGAACCGGCGGTTGTTTAA
- a CDS encoding prenyltransferase/squalene oxidase repeat-containing protein yields MRHLLYKMSVYVVFLAISLIGARTAAAAPDALIAQAQKAVQKGINYLHRVQEKDGSWSHYPGTTALALAALLRNGHNELNDPAVAHGIQYLLHLVKPNGGIYDDRDPNLALPNYNTSLSMMALYLTHNPAYKPIIAKAQKFLEDSQFGATDGMKPSNPFYGGIGYGSDPDDHPDLSNLATALEALKDTGVPANAPVWKRAIIFLQRVQNRKESNDQAWAKTGPNDGGFVYDPLGGSKSPQGYRTSYGSMTYEGLKSYIYCNVSRKDPRAQAAWNWIRSHYSVTTNPGMGTAALYYYYHTMAKTLAVYGQKYVIDTHGKPHDWQKDLIQQLIRLQHPDGSWFNTNARFWENQPALVTSYTLIALAYCLHPNS; encoded by the coding sequence ATGAGACACCTGCTTTATAAGATGAGTGTGTATGTGGTGTTTCTGGCGATCTCTTTGATAGGAGCTCGAACCGCTGCCGCAGCACCGGACGCGCTAATCGCCCAAGCACAAAAGGCGGTGCAGAAAGGTATTAACTATCTGCATCGGGTGCAAGAAAAAGATGGCTCCTGGAGTCACTATCCCGGTACCACCGCCTTGGCCCTCGCTGCCCTCCTGCGCAACGGTCATAATGAACTAAACGACCCTGCTGTCGCGCATGGGATACAGTACCTGCTTCATCTAGTGAAACCCAATGGCGGAATCTATGACGACCGCGATCCCAATCTCGCTTTGCCTAACTACAACACCAGCCTCAGCATGATGGCTCTCTATCTTACCCACAATCCCGCCTATAAACCCATCATCGCCAAAGCGCAAAAGTTCCTTGAAGACTCTCAGTTCGGAGCCACCGACGGTATGAAACCCTCAAACCCCTTCTACGGCGGCATCGGCTACGGCTCCGATCCCGATGATCACCCAGACCTCTCCAACCTTGCAACAGCTCTCGAGGCCCTCAAAGATACTGGTGTGCCCGCTAATGCGCCGGTCTGGAAACGAGCCATCATTTTTCTGCAGCGTGTGCAGAACCGCAAAGAGTCTAACGACCAGGCTTGGGCGAAAACGGGGCCCAACGATGGCGGCTTTGTCTACGACCCGCTAGGCGGCTCGAAATCGCCTCAAGGCTATCGCACCTCCTACGGCTCCATGACCTACGAAGGCCTTAAGAGCTACATCTACTGTAATGTCTCACGAAAAGACCCCCGTGCCCAAGCGGCCTGGAACTGGATTCGCAGCCACTATTCCGTTACCACCAACCCGGGCATGGGAACCGCTGCTCTTTACTACTACTATCATACTATGGCTAAAACCCTTGCTGTATACGGCCAAAAATATGTAATTGATACCCATGGTAAACCGCACGATTGGCAGAAAGACCTTATCCAACAGCTCATTCGCCTACAGCATCCGGATGGCTCTTGGTTCAACACCAATGCGCGCTTTTGGGAAAACCAACCCGCCCTTGTCACTAGTTATACATTGATCGCTCTCGCCTATTGCCTTCATCCTAATTCTTGA
- the mqnE gene encoding aminofutalosine synthase MqnE — MSNPRLVERLVGRDLMDIYEKVIARERLTYEDGVRLFQHPDLTAIGYLANIVRERLHGQKAYYVRNQHINYTNICNKFCKFCSFYAKKGGPAPYTLSLEEVRRRLLMHIDVPITEVHMVGGINPRLPYQYYLDLLRVVKEVRPNVHIKAFTMVELVEIQRQAQKPLEEVLRELMAAGLDSLPGGGIEILSERVHRELFDRKIDGEGWMEVARTVAKVGLTQYATMLYGHIETLEERVEHLVRLRELQDETRHFVTMTPLAFHPEGTELADLPHSTGEDDLRTIAVARLMLDNFAHIKSFWIMNTPQVTQVALWYGADDVDGTVHEYEITYKDGEHGNKRQVLTRRQMIRLIEEAGRVPVERDSLYREIVAPPEELQPQRRFVPLPVVD; from the coding sequence ATGAGTAATCCACGTCTCGTAGAACGCCTCGTTGGGCGTGACCTTATGGACATCTATGAGAAGGTCATCGCCCGCGAGCGATTAACTTATGAGGACGGTGTGCGTCTCTTTCAGCATCCGGATTTGACGGCGATTGGCTATTTAGCCAACATCGTTCGGGAGCGTCTGCATGGACAGAAGGCCTATTACGTCCGCAATCAGCACATTAATTACACCAATATCTGCAACAAATTTTGCAAATTCTGCTCGTTCTATGCTAAAAAAGGCGGGCCGGCACCTTACACGCTGAGCCTTGAAGAGGTACGACGGCGCCTTCTTATGCATATAGATGTGCCCATCACAGAAGTTCATATGGTGGGTGGCATCAATCCACGATTACCTTACCAGTACTATCTTGACCTTCTCCGAGTCGTAAAGGAAGTGCGTCCCAATGTCCACATCAAAGCGTTTACGATGGTGGAGTTGGTAGAGATTCAACGGCAGGCGCAGAAGCCTTTAGAGGAGGTGCTGCGAGAGCTGATGGCGGCAGGCCTTGATTCTCTTCCTGGCGGAGGAATCGAGATACTCTCCGAGCGTGTCCACCGTGAGCTGTTTGACCGGAAGATTGACGGAGAGGGTTGGATGGAGGTGGCACGCACGGTGGCAAAAGTGGGATTAACCCAATACGCCACCATGTTGTACGGACATATCGAGACCTTGGAGGAGCGTGTAGAGCACCTTGTGCGCCTCCGAGAACTGCAAGATGAAACGCGCCATTTCGTTACCATGACCCCCCTAGCGTTTCATCCCGAAGGTACCGAGCTAGCCGATCTCCCTCATTCCACTGGCGAAGATGATCTGCGTACCATTGCGGTCGCTCGCCTCATGTTGGATAACTTTGCGCATATCAAATCCTTCTGGATCATGAACACACCTCAGGTCACCCAAGTTGCCCTCTGGTACGGGGCCGATGACGTGGATGGCACCGTGCATGAATACGAGATAACCTATAAAGACGGAGAGCACGGCAATAAGCGGCAGGTTCTCACAAGGCGCCAGATGATACGGCTTATCGAAGAGGCAGGTCGTGTTCCCGTGGAGCGCGATAGTCTCTATCGAGAGATCGTGGCTCCGCCAGAAGAGCTTCAGCCGCAACGTCGTTTCGTTCCGTTGCCGGTTGTTGATTAA
- a CDS encoding S1C family serine protease, with the protein MDKQVEIVSLNGAQTGPDESYRVQRDPLTTETEALDAYSQAVIHAAETVGPSVVCIEVETVERGRQGHGSGSGFIFTPDGYILTNSHVIHGARRVHVTLTDGRRVSADRIGDDPATDLAVVRIDAPDLQPARLGESSKLRVGQLVVAIGNPYGFQWTVTAGVISALGRSLRGIGGRMIDNIIQTDAALNPGNSGGPLVNSRGEVIGVNTATILPAQGLCFAIAIDTAKWVAAKLIQEGRVRRSYIGVAGLTVELPRVVVRQLELAHHHGVLVQAVEPGSPAERAGLRVGDVIIGFDEKPIGCADDLLRQLTGERIGKEIPLRILRRQGRLLEPLTLTVVPVELPERR; encoded by the coding sequence ATGGACAAGCAGGTTGAGATTGTTTCTCTAAACGGAGCGCAAACAGGTCCGGATGAATCCTACCGCGTGCAGCGAGACCCACTTACCACGGAGACAGAGGCACTCGATGCCTACTCGCAGGCGGTGATTCATGCGGCCGAAACGGTGGGGCCGTCAGTCGTCTGCATCGAGGTTGAGACCGTGGAGCGTGGACGACAGGGACACGGTAGCGGATCGGGGTTTATCTTTACCCCAGACGGCTACATTCTTACCAATAGCCATGTGATTCATGGAGCTCGTCGGGTGCATGTGACGCTGACGGATGGGCGTCGTGTCTCTGCCGATCGCATTGGGGACGACCCAGCAACGGATTTGGCCGTTGTGCGCATTGACGCACCCGACCTGCAACCGGCGCGATTAGGCGAAAGCAGTAAATTACGTGTCGGGCAACTCGTGGTGGCCATTGGAAACCCCTACGGCTTTCAGTGGACGGTAACCGCTGGAGTGATCAGCGCACTAGGGCGTTCCCTAAGGGGCATAGGTGGTCGAATGATTGATAACATCATTCAGACCGACGCGGCGCTGAACCCCGGCAACTCCGGTGGCCCCTTGGTGAACTCGCGAGGAGAGGTCATTGGGGTGAACACGGCAACGATCTTGCCGGCGCAAGGTCTTTGCTTCGCCATTGCCATTGATACGGCGAAGTGGGTGGCTGCTAAGCTCATTCAGGAAGGTCGCGTTCGCCGTAGCTACATCGGAGTTGCAGGGCTTACCGTAGAGTTACCACGCGTGGTGGTACGTCAACTTGAGTTAGCACATCACCATGGGGTTTTAGTGCAGGCCGTAGAGCCCGGTAGCCCGGCCGAGCGCGCCGGACTTCGCGTGGGAGACGTGATCATCGGTTTCGATGAGAAACCCATAGGGTGTGCGGACGATCTGCTTCGTCAGCTTACCGGAGAGCGCATCGGTAAAGAGATCCCCTTACGCATCCTTCGGCGTCAGGGGCGCCTGTTAGAGCCCCTCACGTTAACGGTAGTGCCTGTAGAGTTGCCTGAACGCAGGTAG